The following are encoded together in the Oreochromis niloticus isolate F11D_XX linkage group LG12, O_niloticus_UMD_NMBU, whole genome shotgun sequence genome:
- the gas1a gene encoding growth arrest-specific protein 1a, giving the protein MANWYNGALVQSVCRTVWPLGCLILFFGYLSLASPSHGRRLICWQAIMNCQSEAECNYAYEHYIRACQPVLSGEKKKCPSHCIASLIQLNLTKSGPALEDCSCGRDSMCTNTKRAIEPCLPRTTSTGCTEARHQCERDPQCSSAMTEYLKHCGKLFSGAVCTNACLNVIANMRKIPKGQQLETCVCDGTERAICEFVKNSMKALCFERPDRYEASGSYEDDEDGYTDYTEEPESGASLPAAQYVLTLLPPILALLPLF; this is encoded by the coding sequence ATGGCAAACTGGTACAATGGTGCACTGGTACAGAGCGTCTGCAGAACTGTTTGGCCTCTTGgctgcttgattttgttttttggctaCTTATCCTTGGCTTCGCCGTCCCATGGTCGGCGACTGATATGCTGGCAAGCCATCATGAACTGCCAAAGCGAGGCTGAATGCAACTACGCGTACGAACACTACATTCGCGCTTGTCAACCAGTGTTGAGTGGGGAAAAGAAGAAGTGTCCCAGCCACTGCATCGCCTCGCTCATCCAGCTCAATCTGACTAAAAGTGGGCCGGCTCTGGAGGACTGCAGCTGCGGCCGCGATTCGATGTGCACAAATACCAAACGGGCCATAGAGCCCTGCTTGCCAAGGACTACCAGCACCGGTTGCACGGAAGCCCGGCACCAGTGCGAGAGAGACCCTCAGTGCAGCTCGGCAATGACCGAGTATTTGAAACACTGCGGGAAACTTTTCAGCGGGGCAGTGTGCACAAACGCATGCCTAAATGTGATCGCGAACATGCGTAAAATACCGAAGGGTCAGCAGCtggaaacgtgtgtgtgtgatggcaCAGAAAGGGCCATCTGTGAGTTTGTCAAGAACAGCATGAAGGCGTTATGCTTCGAAAGGCCCGATAGGTATGAGGCTAGTGGGTCCTACGAAGATGACGAAGACGGGTATACGGATTATACAGAAGAACCAGAGAGCGGAGCCTCTCTCCCAGCTGCCCAGTATGTTTTGACCCTGCTGCCACCCATTTTAGCTCTTTTACCCCTCTTTTAA